A window of Pantoea agglomerans contains these coding sequences:
- the pbpC gene encoding peptidoglycan glycosyltransferase PbpC (penicillin-binding protein 1C), which yields MNLKSWKKRWHWPPLVFLALVLALTGLDRLFPLPLRQLQPARVVVAEDGTPLWRFADRQGVWRYPVTTEEVAPAYLEALLNYEDRWFWHHPGINPLAILRAAGQNLRAGAIISGGSTLTMQVARLIDPQPRSFSGKAVQAWRALQLEWHLSKREILTLYLNRAPFGGTVEGVGAASWIWLGKPPSQLTKGEAALLAVLPQAPGRLRPDRWPRRAEAARNKVLQRLADHRVWPQQEVDEILQEPVWLPPRQMPQTAPLLARRLLSLSAEVKIVSTLDISLQRELESLAAALKPQLPPRTSLAILVADHTDMKVRGYVGSVDFRDDRRFGHVDMVASVRSPGSVLKPFIYGMALDDGLIHGESLLQDVPRRFGDYRPGNFDSGFHGPVSASEALKRSLNLPAVQLLDALGPKSVTARLRNAGLNLRFPAGGEPNLSLALGGTGARLDELVAAYSAFARQGNAAQLRYLADQPLRQRRLLSPGAAWIVRRMLAGDAQPPASGAVSDIVPLAWKTGTSYGYRDAWAIGVTPRYLIGVWVGRPDATPVAGQVGFASAVPVMHQVANLLAGHMPAGGTPRDPRPASVSAQSICWPGGQPLPAGDDNCRQRRQSWVLNQTLPPTLLAPGQEGVNGLRLRYWQNAQGRRVAADCPDARSREQLLWPLPLEPWLPQSEQRAQRLPPVDDACPPLRQGNAPPMVITGVINGQHLQPLPGKAVLIVPVAVQGGSGERRWWFLNGEPVEQGKESARVQLALRDAGACQLVVMDEAGDLATVAFIRD from the coding sequence ATGAATTTGAAGAGCTGGAAAAAGCGGTGGCACTGGCCGCCGCTTGTTTTTTTGGCGCTGGTGCTGGCGCTGACTGGGCTTGACCGGCTGTTTCCGCTGCCGCTGCGCCAGCTGCAGCCCGCGCGCGTGGTGGTGGCGGAAGACGGCACGCCGCTCTGGCGCTTTGCCGACAGGCAGGGCGTCTGGCGCTATCCGGTGACGACAGAAGAGGTCGCGCCCGCCTACCTTGAGGCGCTGCTCAACTATGAGGATCGCTGGTTCTGGCACCATCCCGGCATCAATCCGCTCGCTATCCTGCGCGCGGCGGGGCAGAACCTGCGCGCCGGGGCCATTATCTCGGGCGGCAGCACCCTGACTATGCAGGTCGCGCGCCTGATCGATCCGCAGCCGCGCTCGTTTTCCGGCAAGGCGGTACAGGCATGGCGGGCGCTGCAGCTGGAGTGGCACCTGTCGAAGCGTGAGATTCTGACGCTCTATCTCAATCGCGCTCCCTTTGGCGGCACGGTAGAGGGCGTGGGCGCAGCGAGCTGGATCTGGCTCGGCAAGCCGCCTTCGCAGCTGACCAAAGGCGAGGCCGCACTGCTGGCGGTGCTGCCGCAGGCCCCTGGCCGCCTTCGACCGGATCGCTGGCCGCGCCGCGCCGAGGCGGCACGCAACAAAGTGCTGCAGCGGCTGGCCGATCATCGCGTCTGGCCGCAGCAGGAGGTCGATGAGATCCTGCAGGAGCCGGTCTGGCTGCCGCCGCGCCAGATGCCGCAGACCGCACCGCTGCTGGCGCGTCGCCTGCTGTCGCTCTCGGCGGAGGTTAAAATCGTCTCGACGCTGGATATCTCGCTGCAGCGCGAGCTGGAAAGCCTCGCTGCCGCCCTTAAGCCGCAGCTGCCGCCGCGCACCTCGCTGGCGATACTGGTGGCGGATCACACCGATATGAAAGTACGCGGCTATGTCGGCTCGGTGGATTTTCGCGACGACAGGCGCTTCGGCCATGTCGATATGGTCGCCAGCGTGCGATCGCCAGGCTCGGTGCTTAAACCCTTTATCTACGGCATGGCGCTGGACGACGGCCTGATCCACGGCGAATCGCTGCTGCAGGATGTGCCGCGCCGCTTTGGCGACTACCGGCCCGGCAATTTCGACAGCGGCTTTCACGGGCCGGTCAGCGCCAGCGAGGCGCTGAAGCGCTCGCTCAATCTGCCGGCGGTACAGCTGCTGGACGCCCTCGGCCCCAAAAGCGTGACGGCGCGGCTGCGCAATGCTGGACTGAACCTGCGCTTTCCGGCCGGCGGCGAGCCTAACCTGTCGCTGGCGCTGGGGGGTACCGGCGCCCGGCTGGATGAGCTGGTGGCGGCCTACAGCGCCTTCGCACGCCAGGGCAACGCCGCGCAGCTGCGCTACCTGGCGGATCAGCCGCTGCGGCAGCGTCGCCTGCTGTCGCCGGGTGCCGCCTGGATCGTACGGCGCATGCTGGCGGGCGACGCGCAGCCTCCAGCCAGCGGCGCGGTGAGCGATATCGTGCCGCTGGCGTGGAAAACCGGCACCAGCTACGGCTACCGCGACGCCTGGGCTATCGGCGTCACGCCGCGCTATCTTATCGGCGTCTGGGTCGGCAGGCCGGACGCCACGCCGGTCGCCGGTCAGGTCGGCTTCGCCTCGGCGGTACCGGTTATGCATCAGGTGGCGAACCTGCTGGCTGGTCATATGCCCGCTGGCGGCACGCCGCGCGATCCGCGTCCCGCCTCGGTCAGCGCGCAGAGCATCTGCTGGCCGGGCGGCCAGCCGTTGCCCGCCGGGGATGATAACTGCCGCCAGCGCCGACAAAGCTGGGTGCTGAATCAGACTCTCCCGCCGACGCTGCTGGCGCCGGGGCAGGAGGGCGTCAACGGCCTGCGGCTGCGCTACTGGCAAAATGCCCAGGGAAGGCGCGTGGCGGCGGACTGTCCCGACGCCCGGAGCCGCGAACAACTGCTGTGGCCGCTGCCGCTTGAGCCCTGGCTGCCACAGAGCGAGCAGCGCGCGCAGCGTCTGCCGCCGGTCGACGACGCCTGTCCGCCGCTGCGCCAGGGCAACGCGCCGCCAATGGTCATCACCGGCGTGATTAACGGTCAGCATCTGCAGCCGCTGCCGGGCAAAGCGGTGCTGATCGTGCCGGTGGCGGTGCAGGGGGGCAGCGGCGAGCGCCGCTGGTGGTTTTTAAACGGCGAACCGGTCGAGCAGGGCAAGGAGAGCGCGCGCGTGCAGCTGGCGCTGCGCGACGCCGGCGCCTGTCAGCTGGTGGTCATGGATGAGGCGGGCGATCTAGCCACCGTCGCCTTTATCCGCGACTGA
- the ndk gene encoding nucleoside-diphosphate kinase, with translation MAIERTFSIIKPNAVAKNVIGAIYNRFESAGFKIVGAKMLQLSKEQAEGFYAEHQGKPFFDGLVEFMTSGPVVVSVLEGENAVQRHRDLMGATNPANALAGTLRADYADSFTENATHGSDSAESAAREIAYFFGENEICPRTR, from the coding sequence ATGGCAATCGAACGTACCTTCTCCATCATTAAACCAAACGCCGTTGCTAAAAACGTGATTGGCGCCATCTACAACCGTTTTGAAAGCGCAGGCTTCAAAATCGTTGGCGCTAAAATGCTGCAGCTGAGCAAAGAGCAGGCTGAAGGTTTCTACGCTGAGCACCAGGGCAAACCGTTCTTCGACGGCCTGGTAGAGTTCATGACCTCTGGTCCGGTTGTGGTATCTGTACTGGAAGGTGAAAACGCCGTTCAGCGTCACCGCGATCTGATGGGCGCAACCAACCCGGCGAACGCGCTGGCGGGTACCCTGCGCGCTGACTACGCTGACAGCTTCACCGAAAACGCCACCCACGGTTCTGACTCCGCTGAGTCTGCCGCGCGCGAAATCGCCTACTTCTTCGGCGAAAACGAGATCTGCCCGCGCACCCGTTAA
- a CDS encoding bifunctional tRNA (adenosine(37)-C2)-methyltransferase TrmG/ribosomal RNA large subunit methyltransferase RlmN: protein MSELIVTPSSASPVAVAPKSEKINLLDLNRQQMRELFLSMGEKPFRADQVMKWMYHYCCDDFEQMTDINKVLRGKLSQIAEIRAPEVAEEMRSSDGTIKWAIRVGDQLVETVYIPEDDRATLCVSSQVGCALECKFCSTAQQGFNRNLRVSEIIGQVWRAAKIIGAAKVTGQRPITNVVMMGMGEPLLNLNNVVPAMEIMLDDFGFGLSKRRVTLSTSGVVPALDKLGDMIDVALAISLHAPNDKLRDDIVPINKKYNIEMFLGAVKRYLAKSNANQGRVTIEYVMLDHVNDSTDDAHELAALLKDTPSKINLIPWNPFPGAPYGRSSNSRVDRFAKVLMEYGFTTIVRKTRGDDIDAACGQLAGDVIDRTKRTMRKKMAGEAISVKAL, encoded by the coding sequence ATGTCCGAACTGATTGTGACGCCGTCGTCCGCTTCCCCCGTTGCTGTTGCCCCCAAAAGCGAAAAAATTAACCTGCTGGATCTCAACCGCCAGCAGATGCGCGAGCTTTTTCTCTCTATGGGTGAAAAACCTTTCCGTGCCGATCAGGTGATGAAGTGGATGTACCACTACTGCTGCGACGATTTCGAGCAGATGACCGACATCAATAAGGTGCTGCGCGGCAAGCTGAGCCAGATTGCGGAAATTCGCGCGCCGGAAGTGGCGGAAGAGATGCGCTCCAGCGACGGCACCATTAAGTGGGCGATCCGCGTCGGCGATCAGCTGGTGGAAACCGTCTATATCCCGGAAGATGACCGCGCCACGCTCTGCGTCTCCTCGCAGGTCGGCTGTGCGCTGGAGTGCAAATTCTGCTCCACGGCGCAGCAGGGCTTCAACCGCAATCTGCGCGTCTCCGAGATCATCGGCCAGGTATGGCGCGCGGCGAAAATTATCGGCGCTGCCAAAGTTACCGGTCAGCGTCCTATCACCAACGTGGTGATGATGGGCATGGGCGAGCCGCTGCTCAACCTTAACAACGTCGTGCCGGCGATGGAGATTATGCTGGACGATTTCGGTTTCGGCCTGTCGAAGCGTCGCGTCACCCTGTCGACGTCAGGCGTGGTACCGGCGCTGGATAAGCTCGGCGATATGATTGACGTTGCGCTGGCAATTTCGCTGCATGCGCCAAACGATAAGCTGCGCGACGATATCGTGCCGATTAACAAAAAGTACAATATCGAGATGTTCCTCGGCGCGGTGAAGCGCTATCTGGCGAAGTCGAACGCCAATCAGGGGCGCGTCACCATTGAGTATGTCATGCTGGACCACGTTAACGACAGCACCGACGATGCGCACGAGCTGGCGGCGCTGCTGAAGGATACGCCGAGCAAGATCAACCTGATCCCCTGGAACCCCTTCCCGGGCGCGCCTTACGGCCGTAGCTCTAACAGCCGGGTTGACCGCTTTGCTAAAGTCCTGATGGAGTATGGCTTTACCACCATCGTGCGTAAAACGCGCGGCGACGATATCGATGCTGCCTGCGGACAGCTGGCGGGCGATGTGATTGACCGCACCAAGCGTACGATGCGTAAAAAAATGGCGGGCGAAGCCATATCTGTGAAGGCGCTCTGA
- the pilW gene encoding type IV pilus biogenesis/stability protein PilW, with product MGKGLPASLLALIVVTGCVSQKPHSAAADTRLALGMHYLAAADYAAARRNFQRAQAAAPRDYRVALALARLAEKQGRRDEAARSYQQAQRLAPANGFVANNYGAFLCALGQYDEAHQQFKRAMSASENEARIDAWELSGYCYLQADDALAARAALSRALEADRAKGDALLDEAEKQRLLSPARALLLIELYQQYLPATARSLELQIRFAAQQGNAADVTRYGDRLARSFPQSIQYQRYFANEY from the coding sequence ATGGGTAAAGGATTACCGGCCAGCCTGCTGGCCCTGATTGTTGTAACCGGGTGTGTCAGCCAGAAGCCCCATTCCGCCGCGGCGGATACGCGGCTGGCGCTGGGAATGCACTATCTGGCGGCGGCGGATTACGCCGCCGCGCGCCGTAACTTCCAGCGGGCGCAGGCCGCCGCGCCGCGTGACTATCGAGTGGCCCTGGCGCTGGCGCGCCTGGCGGAGAAACAGGGCCGTCGCGATGAGGCGGCGCGCAGCTACCAGCAGGCGCAGCGGCTGGCACCGGCAAATGGCTTTGTGGCTAACAATTACGGTGCGTTTCTCTGCGCTTTAGGGCAGTATGACGAAGCGCATCAACAGTTTAAGCGGGCGATGAGCGCATCGGAAAATGAAGCGCGCATCGATGCGTGGGAACTGTCGGGATATTGTTATCTTCAGGCTGATGACGCGCTGGCCGCGCGAGCGGCGCTGAGTCGGGCGCTGGAGGCGGATCGCGCGAAAGGCGACGCATTGCTGGATGAGGCGGAAAAACAACGTCTCCTCTCTCCGGCGCGTGCTCTACTGTTAATAGAGCTTTATCAGCAATATCTGCCTGCTACGGCGCGCAGCTTAGAGTTACAGATACGTTTCGCCGCGCAACAGGGAAACGCTGCTGACGTTACACGTTATGGCGACCGGTTGGCGCGAAGTTTTCCACAATCGATACAGTACCAGCGTTATTTTGCTAATGAATACTGA
- the rodZ gene encoding cytoskeleton protein RodZ, translating into MNTEATQDNSAVHSTGERLRLAREQMGLTQQNVAERLCLKLTTVRDIEEDKAPADLASTFLRGYIRSYARLVHIPEEELLPMMAKQTPVRAAKIEPMQHFSLGKRRKKRDGWLMIFTWLVLFVVVGLTGAWWWQNHKASQEDLVSMADQNGSSGDASQSIPLDGGSNDASDETAAPAAPDETNGVESSAAAPAASQPTSTAPTQSAGNSAAPAATSANSAVVSPAQAPVDNAASPTSTAGQLPTSGAAVGEAAADPNTVVMNFNADCWLEVSDATGKKLFSGMQRSGGKLSLSGTAPYRLKIGAPSAVQVQYQNQPVDLSRFIRNNQVARLTLGAQ; encoded by the coding sequence ATGAATACTGAAGCCACTCAAGACAACTCTGCAGTACATTCCACAGGCGAACGCCTGCGTCTGGCCCGTGAGCAAATGGGGCTGACGCAGCAAAATGTAGCTGAACGCCTGTGCCTGAAACTTACGACCGTACGCGATATCGAAGAGGACAAAGCGCCTGCCGATCTGGCGTCGACCTTTTTGCGTGGATATATTCGCTCCTATGCCCGTCTGGTGCACATTCCTGAAGAGGAACTGCTGCCGATGATGGCGAAGCAGACGCCGGTGCGTGCGGCCAAAATCGAACCGATGCAGCACTTCTCGCTGGGCAAACGCCGCAAGAAACGCGACGGCTGGCTGATGATTTTCACCTGGCTGGTGCTCTTTGTGGTGGTCGGCCTGACCGGCGCGTGGTGGTGGCAAAACCATAAGGCGTCGCAGGAGGATCTGGTCTCAATGGCCGATCAAAACGGCAGCAGCGGCGACGCCAGCCAGTCTATTCCGCTCGACGGTGGCAGCAACGACGCCAGCGACGAAACGGCGGCGCCTGCCGCGCCAGACGAAACCAACGGCGTGGAGAGCAGCGCGGCGGCACCGGCTGCCAGCCAGCCGACCAGCACCGCACCGACGCAGAGCGCTGGCAACAGCGCCGCGCCGGCTGCCACCTCGGCGAACAGCGCCGTGGTGTCACCCGCTCAGGCGCCGGTAGATAATGCGGCCAGCCCAACCTCTACCGCCGGCCAGCTGCCGACCAGCGGCGCAGCCGTTGGCGAAGCCGCCGCCGATCCCAATACCGTGGTGATGAACTTCAACGCCGACTGCTGGCTGGAAGTCAGTGACGCGACCGGTAAAAAACTGTTCAGCGGAATGCAACGCAGCGGTGGTAAACTCAGCCTCTCCGGCACTGCGCCCTATCGTCTGAAAATTGGCGCACCCTCAGCGGTGCAGGTGCAATATCAGAACCAGCCGGTTGATTTAAGTCGTTTTATCCGTAATAACCAGGTTGCTCGCCTGACGTTGGGTGCGCAATAA